A genomic window from Klebsiella quasipneumoniae subsp. quasipneumoniae includes:
- a CDS encoding membrane protein associated with oxaloacetate decarboxylase gives MNEAIACCPENRTSTRVAVVDAMLASGDELAQLQPALNLLSPPLNATPGEALLASCYEAGADHNADEATRAVTALPAAVVRPATPSLQRSGLLCMAAGALSARQLPLTHNRLCDVAGQFARAIPEGDEEAGSGFYTVRSVSLPVYRRLRRDNHSHSVCLQQAMLHLLAWKSESPWARQQAQRLLWQGGVLGEKGEFALLTLDDELRERQVVWPALRSLLAVTGFLVRFPAGPVFSD, from the coding sequence ATGAATGAAGCCATAGCATGCTGTCCGGAAAACCGGACATCAACACGGGTGGCGGTGGTTGACGCCATGCTGGCGTCAGGCGATGAACTTGCACAACTGCAGCCGGCGCTGAACCTGCTTTCGCCCCCGCTGAACGCCACGCCTGGTGAAGCGCTGCTGGCCAGCTGTTATGAGGCCGGCGCTGACCACAACGCTGACGAGGCGACACGGGCGGTGACTGCCTTACCGGCGGCGGTCGTGCGCCCCGCGACGCCCTCGCTGCAGCGCAGCGGTCTGCTGTGCATGGCGGCCGGGGCGCTCAGCGCCCGGCAACTTCCGCTGACGCACAACCGGCTGTGCGACGTGGCGGGGCAGTTCGCCCGCGCTATTCCTGAAGGCGATGAAGAGGCGGGCAGTGGATTTTATACCGTGCGCAGCGTGTCCCTGCCCGTCTACCGGCGGCTGCGGCGGGATAACCATTCCCACAGCGTCTGTCTGCAGCAGGCGATGCTGCATTTGCTGGCCTGGAAGAGTGAGTCGCCCTGGGCGCGGCAGCAGGCGCAGCGCCTGCTCTGGCAGGGTGGCGTGCTGGGTGAGAAGGGGGAATTTGCGCTACTGACGCTGGATGATGAGCTTCGCGAGCGACAGGTTGTATGGCCCGCGCTGAGATCGCTGCTGGCGGTGACCGGGTTTCTGGTCAGATTCCCGGCCGGTCCGGTATTTAGCGATTAA
- a CDS encoding oxaloacetate decarboxylase subunit beta, whose translation MESLNALIQGMGLMHLGFGQAVMLLVSLLLLWLAIAKKFEPLLLLPIGFGGLLSNIPEAGLALSALESLLAHHDPAQLAVIAAKLHCAPDVHAIKEALALALPSVQGQMESLAVDMGYSAGVLAIFYKVAIGSGIAPLVIFMGVGAMTDFGPLLANPRTLLLGAAAQFGIFATVLGALTLNYFGLISFTLPQAAAIGIIGGADGPTAIYLSGKLAPELLGAIAVAAYSYMALVPLIQPPIMKALTTDKERKIRMVQLRTVSKREKILFPAVLLLLVALLLPDAAPLLGMFCFGNLMRESGVVERLSDTVQNALINIVTIFLGLSVGAKLVADKFLQPQTLGILLLGVIAFCVGTAAGVLMAKLLNRFSKNPINPLIGSAGVSAVPMAARVSNKVGLEADGQNFLLMHAMGPNVAGVIGSAIAAGVMLKYVLAM comes from the coding sequence CGCCCTGATTCAGGGGATGGGGCTGATGCACCTGGGGTTCGGCCAGGCGGTGATGCTGCTGGTCAGCCTGCTGCTGCTCTGGCTGGCGATTGCGAAGAAGTTCGAGCCGCTGCTGCTGCTGCCGATTGGCTTCGGCGGCCTGCTGTCGAACATCCCGGAGGCCGGGCTGGCGCTGAGCGCTCTGGAGAGCCTGCTGGCCCACCACGACCCGGCGCAGCTGGCGGTGATTGCCGCGAAGCTCCACTGCGCGCCGGACGTCCACGCCATTAAGGAGGCGCTGGCCCTGGCCCTGCCGTCGGTGCAGGGGCAGATGGAGAGCCTGGCGGTGGACATGGGCTACTCCGCCGGGGTGCTGGCCATCTTCTATAAGGTGGCGATTGGCTCGGGCATCGCGCCGCTGGTGATTTTTATGGGCGTCGGGGCGATGACCGACTTCGGCCCGCTGCTGGCCAACCCGCGCACCCTGCTGCTGGGGGCGGCGGCGCAGTTCGGTATCTTCGCCACCGTCCTCGGGGCGCTGACACTCAACTACTTCGGCCTGATTTCGTTCACCCTGCCGCAGGCGGCGGCCATCGGCATCATCGGCGGCGCCGACGGCCCGACGGCCATCTACCTGTCGGGCAAGCTGGCGCCGGAGCTGCTGGGGGCCATCGCGGTGGCCGCCTACTCCTACATGGCGCTGGTGCCGCTGATCCAGCCGCCGATCATGAAGGCGCTGACCACGGATAAGGAGCGGAAGATCCGCATGGTGCAGCTGCGTACGGTGAGTAAGCGGGAGAAGATCCTCTTCCCGGCGGTGCTGTTGCTGCTGGTGGCGCTCCTGCTGCCGGACGCCGCGCCGCTGCTGGGGATGTTCTGCTTCGGCAACCTGATGCGCGAGAGCGGGGTGGTGGAGCGGCTGAGCGATACGGTGCAGAACGCGCTGATCAACATCGTGACCATCTTCCTCGGGCTGTCGGTGGGGGCCAAGCTGGTGGCGGACAAGTTCCTGCAGCCGCAGACCCTGGGGATCCTGCTGCTGGGGGTAATCGCCTTCTGCGTGGGGACCGCCGCCGGGGTGCTGATGGCGAAGCTGCTGAACAGGTTCAGTAAGAACCCGATCAACCCGCTGATCGGTTCAGCCGGGGTGTCGGCGGTGCCGATGGCGGCCAGGGTGTCGAACAAGGTGGGTCTGGAAGCGGACGGGCAGAACTTCCTGCTGATGCACGCGATGGGCCCGAACGTGGCGGGGGTGATCGGCTCGGCGATCGCCGCCGGGGTGATGCTCAAGTACGTGCTGGCGATGTAG